A portion of the Tenacibaculum todarodis genome contains these proteins:
- a CDS encoding acyl-CoA thioesterase, whose protein sequence is MKFHTRKWVKPQDLNPNGTLFGGRLLEWIDEELGIYAIIQLEIPRTVTKYMSEIDFVSSAKQGDIIEIGMEVLAFGNSSITLKCEVRNKLTHKIIIILDKIVMVSLDEEGNPKKHGKTKVEYVSDRLKDK, encoded by the coding sequence ATGAAATTTCATACAAGAAAATGGGTAAAACCACAAGATTTAAATCCAAACGGAACCTTATTTGGAGGTCGATTATTAGAGTGGATTGATGAAGAGCTGGGTATTTATGCAATTATTCAATTGGAAATACCAAGAACAGTAACAAAGTATATGTCTGAAATAGACTTTGTAAGTTCTGCCAAACAAGGAGATATCATTGAAATAGGAATGGAAGTTTTAGCTTTTGGTAACTCTTCAATTACTTTAAAGTGTGAAGTGAGAAATAAGCTTACACATAAAATTATAATCATTTTAGATAAAATTGTGATGGTTTCTTTAGATGAAGAAGGAAATCCTAAAAAACATGGTAAAACTAAAGTAGAATATGTTTCTGATAGATTAAAAGATAAGTAA
- a CDS encoding prohibitin family protein — MAQRQFEFPKVGLLIPVVVVLLILFAKSTVTVGPGEGGVIFETLGEGINTEKTYGEGFHIVAPWNKMIVRKVRQQSISDEMNVLSVNGLEVKVNGTIWYEPEFENLGSLIKTKGEDYERELLDPAINAAARSVVGRYTPEQLYSSKRDVIEQEILDEVTKLLEGQFLTVKRVLVEDVKLPPTIKQAIERKLKQEQESLEYEFRLVTAQKEAEKVIIDAKGKAESNRILSASLTDKILQDKGIEATVKLSESPNSKIIVIGSGDSGMPIILGNQ; from the coding sequence ATGGCACAAAGACAATTTGAATTCCCGAAAGTGGGATTATTAATTCCGGTAGTAGTGGTACTTTTAATATTATTCGCTAAATCTACGGTAACTGTAGGACCAGGTGAAGGTGGAGTTATTTTTGAAACTCTTGGAGAAGGTATTAATACAGAAAAAACGTATGGAGAAGGTTTTCATATTGTTGCTCCTTGGAACAAAATGATTGTTAGAAAGGTTCGTCAGCAATCTATTTCAGACGAAATGAATGTACTTTCTGTAAACGGACTAGAAGTTAAAGTAAACGGAACAATTTGGTACGAGCCAGAATTTGAAAATTTAGGTAGCCTAATAAAAACTAAAGGTGAAGATTATGAGCGCGAATTGTTAGATCCTGCAATTAATGCAGCAGCAAGAAGTGTTGTTGGTCGTTACACGCCTGAACAATTGTATTCTAGTAAAAGAGATGTAATTGAGCAAGAAATTTTAGATGAAGTAACAAAATTATTAGAAGGTCAGTTTTTAACAGTAAAAAGAGTTTTGGTAGAAGATGTTAAATTACCTCCTACAATTAAACAAGCTATTGAGCGTAAGTTAAAGCAAGAGCAAGAATCTTTAGAATATGAGTTTAGATTAGTAACTGCGCAAAAAGAAGCAGAAAAAGTAATTATTGATGCAAAAGGTAAAGCGGAATCTAACCGTATTTTAAGTGCGTCTTTAACAGATAAAATTTTACAAGATAAAGGTATTGAAGCAACGGTTAAATTATCGGAATCTCCAAATAGTAAAATAATTGTTATTGGTTCTGGAGACAGTGGAATGCCTATTATTTTAGGAAATCAGTAA
- a CDS encoding DUF6503 family protein, whose product MKYRLILILSLFFALTSCKNEKQIDKPSTNLGKENTISFLNKGHELVYKMTQKVGDYTKLSNKKDVVYTYTYQTPDGKSDVSTEKYIFNGELSYGNYNKHQRTLANLEGIIEQGYDGSEFWLKNNGQLITDTTALKRVAFNRPTNYYWFTMMQKLLDPGLNYEHLGEKTINNFKYDIVKVTFESKDNAAKDIYQLYINKETNLVDQFLFTVMDFKKTEPLLMELTYENIDGLLIPTKRRYKNSNWNADVTDKPWILVNWSDIKFDNNLNKELFQK is encoded by the coding sequence ATGAAATATCGTTTAATACTTATTCTAAGTTTGTTTTTTGCCTTAACATCATGTAAAAATGAAAAACAGATAGACAAACCTTCCACTAATCTAGGAAAAGAAAACACAATATCATTCCTAAATAAAGGTCATGAATTAGTTTATAAAATGACTCAAAAAGTTGGTGATTATACTAAACTTAGTAACAAAAAAGATGTTGTTTACACGTATACTTATCAAACTCCAGACGGAAAATCTGATGTTTCAACAGAAAAATACATTTTTAATGGAGAATTATCTTACGGAAACTACAATAAACACCAAAGAACTCTAGCAAACTTAGAGGGAATTATAGAACAAGGCTATGATGGAAGCGAGTTTTGGTTGAAAAATAATGGCCAATTAATTACCGATACTACTGCCTTAAAAAGAGTTGCTTTTAACAGACCAACAAATTACTATTGGTTTACTATGATGCAAAAGCTATTAGATCCAGGTTTAAATTATGAGCATTTAGGTGAAAAAACTATTAATAACTTCAAATACGATATTGTTAAAGTTACTTTTGAGTCTAAAGATAACGCTGCAAAAGACATCTATCAGCTATATATTAATAAAGAAACCAACTTGGTAGATCAGTTTCTTTTTACTGTTATGGATTTTAAAAAAACGGAGCCTCTTTTAATGGAACTTACATATGAAAACATAGACGGTCTTTTAATACCAACTAAACGTAGGTATAAAAATTCTAACTGGAATGCAGATGTAACAGATAAACCTTGGATATTAGTAAATTGGTCAGATATAAAATTTGATAATAATCTAAATAAAGAGTTGTTTCAAAAATAA
- a CDS encoding TrmH family RNA methyltransferase — MKKLTSIQNSYIKDLTKLQEKSRERKKKGLFLVEGKREISIAMQGNYEIETLLFVADLFSPLELKNNINTTVEFIEISKEVYQKLAYRETTEGVLAVVKIKELALNNIVFKNENPLVLVLEGIEKPGNIGAMLRTADAANIDAVFIANSKTDMYNPNIIRSSVGCLFTNQIAVGSSEEIINFLQEKNIAIYSATLQNSNEYHKENYSKASAIVVGTEATGLSEIWREKATQNINIPMQGQIDSMNVSVAAAIVLFEAKRQRNFSI, encoded by the coding sequence ATGAAAAAACTAACAAGCATACAAAACTCATACATCAAAGACTTAACTAAGCTTCAAGAAAAGTCTAGAGAACGTAAGAAAAAGGGGTTATTTCTAGTTGAAGGAAAAAGAGAAATCTCTATAGCAATGCAAGGAAATTATGAAATAGAAACACTTTTGTTTGTTGCTGATTTATTTTCTCCTTTAGAATTAAAAAACAACATTAATACAACTGTAGAGTTTATTGAAATTTCTAAAGAAGTGTATCAAAAACTAGCATACAGAGAAACAACCGAAGGCGTTTTAGCTGTTGTAAAAATCAAAGAATTAGCATTAAACAATATTGTTTTTAAAAACGAAAATCCGTTAGTTTTAGTTTTAGAAGGAATTGAAAAACCTGGTAATATTGGCGCAATGCTTAGAACTGCAGATGCTGCAAATATTGATGCTGTGTTTATCGCAAATTCTAAAACGGATATGTATAACCCAAATATAATACGCTCTAGTGTTGGGTGTTTATTCACCAATCAAATTGCGGTTGGTTCTTCCGAAGAAATTATTAATTTCCTACAGGAAAAAAATATAGCTATTTACAGTGCTACACTGCAAAACTCTAACGAATATCATAAAGAGAACTATAGCAAAGCAAGCGCAATTGTTGTTGGTACAGAAGCTACAGGTTTATCTGAAATCTGGAGAGAAAAAGCAACACAAAATATAAACATACCAATGCAAGGTCAAATAGATTCTATGAATGTTTCTGTTGCCGCTGCTATTGTTTTGTTTGAAGCTAAAAGACAACGTAATTTTTCCATCTAA
- a CDS encoding amidohydrolase family protein: MKNYIYTIAFLLSIGSLFAQQTPAPKQTLDYTIEGATAHLGNGQVIENSLIMFSNGKITHVGNALTKIARRGTVIDAKGKHVYPGFIVANTTLGLGEVDAVKASIDEREIGTYNPHIRSIIAYNTESKVVESMRPNGVLIVQTTPRGGTISGTSSIVQLDAWNWEDAIVKENDAIHMNWPSSVSYSGRWWAGEPRVVKESKNYTENLNKFSSYLQQAKTYLKGNKSEKNLPFEAMKGLFNGNQKLFIHVSGEREITDAITLSKEAGINNIVIVHGGNADKVADLLVKNNIPVVLERAHRLPNAEDQDYDLPYRTAKILVDKGITVSIGMEGDMERMSTRNAPFYAGTYAAYGLGKEEALKLITSNAAKILGIDDKVGTLEVGKDATLFVSEGDALDMRTNKVSNSFINGRKLSLETHQTKLWKRYSDKYKNQ, encoded by the coding sequence ATGAAAAATTATATATATACAATAGCTTTTTTACTTTCAATCGGAAGTTTATTTGCACAACAAACACCTGCTCCTAAACAAACTTTAGATTATACAATTGAAGGTGCAACTGCACATTTAGGAAATGGACAAGTAATAGAAAACTCATTAATAATGTTTTCTAATGGGAAAATTACACACGTTGGTAATGCACTTACAAAAATTGCAAGACGTGGAACTGTAATTGATGCCAAAGGAAAACATGTATATCCTGGATTTATAGTAGCAAATACTACTTTAGGTTTAGGTGAAGTTGATGCCGTTAAAGCATCAATTGATGAGCGAGAAATTGGAACTTACAATCCACACATAAGAAGCATAATTGCCTATAATACAGAAAGTAAAGTTGTAGAATCTATGCGTCCAAATGGCGTTTTAATTGTACAAACTACACCACGTGGAGGCACAATTTCTGGAACTTCTTCTATCGTTCAATTAGACGCATGGAACTGGGAAGACGCAATCGTTAAAGAAAATGATGCTATTCATATGAATTGGCCAAGTAGCGTATCTTATTCTGGAAGATGGTGGGCAGGCGAACCAAGAGTTGTAAAAGAAAGTAAGAATTATACGGAAAACTTAAATAAATTTTCTTCTTATTTACAACAAGCTAAAACATATTTAAAAGGAAATAAATCTGAAAAGAACTTACCTTTTGAAGCTATGAAAGGATTATTTAACGGAAATCAGAAATTATTTATTCACGTTAGTGGGGAAAGAGAAATTACCGATGCTATAACACTTTCTAAAGAAGCAGGTATTAATAACATTGTAATTGTACATGGTGGAAACGCAGATAAAGTTGCGGATTTATTAGTTAAAAACAATATTCCTGTAGTTTTAGAACGTGCTCATAGATTACCAAATGCAGAAGATCAAGATTACGATTTACCTTATAGAACTGCTAAAATATTAGTTGACAAAGGTATAACAGTTAGTATTGGTATGGAAGGCGACATGGAACGAATGAGTACACGTAATGCACCTTTTTATGCCGGAACATATGCTGCTTATGGTTTAGGTAAAGAAGAAGCTTTAAAGTTGATTACTTCTAACGCTGCTAAAATTTTAGGAATAGATGACAAAGTCGGAACTCTAGAAGTTGGTAAAGACGCTACCCTGTTTGTTTCTGAAGGAGATGCTTTAGATATGAGAACTAATAAAGTTTCAAACTCTTTTATTAACGGTAGAAAATTAAGTTTAGAAACACACCAAACTAAACTTTGGAAACGTTACTCCGATAAATATAAAAATCAATAA
- a CDS encoding amidohydrolase family protein — protein MKKNLLWLLFLCTSIITAQEYFPKDDGVKTPNNKTIAFTKATIYITPTNVIKNGTLLVKNGKVVNVGRSVSIPKDAQTVNLNGKSIYPSFIDAYTDFGIAKPKRERGNPNASPQYEPERKGYYWNDHIRPETNPIADFKFDAKKAKDLLKAGFGVVNTHMQDGIIRGNGLLVSLNTETTNAYRILEDKSAQYLSFTKSNKSKQMYPGSLMGSMALLRQTYNDADWYLKGNTKNKDLALEALDRNKNLPQIFYAGSKINAFRADKIGDEFGIQYTIVGGGDEFERINDVRATNATFIIPINFRAAYDVSNPYLAEHISLHDMRKWNQEPTNPKVLAENGVTFSLTTHSLKKMNDFNKNIQKAIKYGLDKTKALEALTTVPAKILGKSNIGNLQVGSYANFLITSGDVFDPKTTLYENWTLGDKNVINDMNVKDIAGNYALALNGKTYDLTISGKDAKQKGSLKLGDKKIKSKFSFKDGWIFMSIPSENDATKFNRLTAKITDSPVITGKSINEDGNETEWSAAKIVKKDDKKSDAKKKKDDSSTPIILPVSYPNVGFGLAQQPKQETILFKNATVWTGEKEGNLSNTDVLIKNGKIAKIGKNISARGAKTIDATGKYVTAGIIDEHSHIATTSVNEWAQNSTAEVTIEDVVDPNDVNIYRNLAGGVTSIQILHGSANPIGGRSAIIKLKWGESADNMIYNNSPKFIKFALGENVKQSRSQNGTRFPQTRMGVEQMYIDYFTRAKQYDAKKKSGQPYRKDAELETLAEIINKERFISCHSYVQSEINMLMKVAEKFDFNINTFTHILEGYKVADKMKEHGVGGSTFSDWWAYKYEVNDAIPYNAAIMHNQGVTVAINSDDAEMSRRLNQEAAKTVKYGGMSEEEAWKMVTINPAKLLHIDKKVGSIKVGKDADVVLWNTNPLSVYAKPLKTIIEGRTYFDIDADLDKRAAIKAERSKLQNMMLHEKINGGKVQPPSKKVKELFHCETLK, from the coding sequence ATGAAAAAAAACCTACTATGGTTGTTATTTTTGTGCACTTCTATTATAACTGCCCAAGAATACTTTCCAAAAGATGACGGAGTTAAAACTCCCAACAACAAAACAATAGCCTTTACCAAAGCAACTATTTATATAACACCCACAAATGTTATAAAAAACGGAACTTTATTAGTTAAAAACGGAAAAGTTGTAAACGTTGGACGTTCAGTTTCAATTCCAAAAGATGCACAAACCGTTAATTTAAATGGTAAAAGTATCTACCCTTCTTTTATTGATGCGTACACCGATTTTGGAATTGCAAAACCAAAAAGAGAAAGAGGAAATCCTAATGCGAGTCCACAATACGAACCAGAAAGAAAAGGATATTACTGGAATGACCATATTAGACCAGAAACAAACCCCATAGCCGATTTTAAATTCGATGCTAAAAAAGCAAAAGATTTATTAAAAGCTGGTTTTGGCGTTGTAAACACTCACATGCAAGATGGTATTATTAGAGGAAACGGTTTATTAGTTTCTTTAAATACCGAAACTACAAATGCCTACAGAATTCTAGAAGATAAGTCTGCTCAATATCTTTCTTTTACTAAAAGTAACAAATCAAAACAAATGTATCCAGGATCTTTAATGGGGTCTATGGCGCTTTTACGTCAAACTTATAATGATGCAGATTGGTATTTAAAAGGAAATACAAAAAATAAAGATTTAGCATTAGAAGCTTTAGATAGAAATAAAAACTTACCTCAAATTTTTTATGCAGGTTCAAAAATTAATGCTTTTAGAGCTGATAAAATTGGTGATGAATTCGGAATTCAATACACAATAGTTGGTGGTGGAGACGAATTTGAACGTATAAACGATGTAAGAGCAACCAATGCTACCTTTATTATTCCTATCAATTTTAGAGCAGCTTATGATGTTTCTAATCCGTATTTAGCGGAACATATAAGTTTACACGATATGAGAAAATGGAACCAAGAACCTACCAACCCTAAAGTATTGGCTGAAAATGGTGTAACTTTTTCTTTAACTACGCATTCTTTAAAAAAGATGAATGACTTTAACAAGAACATTCAAAAAGCGATAAAATATGGTTTAGACAAAACAAAAGCTTTAGAGGCGCTAACTACAGTTCCTGCTAAAATATTAGGAAAATCGAACATTGGTAACCTACAAGTTGGTAGTTATGCCAATTTTTTAATTACTTCTGGAGATGTTTTTGACCCTAAAACTACATTGTACGAAAACTGGACTTTAGGTGATAAAAACGTAATTAATGACATGAATGTTAAAGATATTGCAGGAAATTATGCTTTAGCTTTAAACGGAAAAACATACGATTTAACAATCTCAGGAAAAGATGCCAAACAAAAGGGTTCATTAAAATTAGGAGATAAAAAAATAAAATCTAAATTCTCTTTTAAAGATGGATGGATTTTTATGAGTATTCCTTCAGAAAATGATGCAACAAAATTTAATCGTTTAACGGCTAAAATTACTGATAGTCCTGTAATTACTGGAAAATCAATTAATGAAGACGGAAACGAAACGGAATGGTCTGCTGCCAAAATTGTTAAGAAAGATGATAAAAAATCTGACGCTAAAAAGAAAAAAGACGACAGCTCTACTCCTATTATATTACCTGTTTCTTATCCAAATGTTGGTTTCGGTTTAGCACAACAACCAAAACAAGAAACTATTTTATTTAAAAATGCCACAGTTTGGACAGGTGAAAAAGAAGGAAACTTATCTAATACAGATGTTTTAATCAAAAACGGTAAAATTGCTAAGATTGGAAAAAATATTTCCGCTAGAGGCGCAAAAACAATTGATGCTACAGGAAAATATGTAACAGCCGGAATTATTGACGAACATTCACATATTGCAACAACTTCAGTTAATGAATGGGCACAAAATTCAACTGCAGAAGTAACTATTGAAGATGTTGTAGATCCTAATGATGTAAATATTTACAGAAATTTAGCTGGTGGAGTAACTTCAATTCAAATTTTACATGGTTCTGCTAACCCAATTGGTGGTCGTTCTGCGATTATCAAACTAAAATGGGGAGAAAGTGCTGATAATATGATTTATAACAATTCCCCTAAATTTATAAAATTTGCTTTAGGTGAAAATGTAAAACAATCTCGAAGCCAAAACGGAACTCGTTTTCCGCAAACGCGTATGGGAGTTGAGCAAATGTATATCGATTACTTTACACGCGCTAAACAATATGATGCTAAAAAGAAAAGCGGACAACCGTATAGAAAAGACGCTGAGTTAGAAACTTTAGCTGAAATCATCAATAAAGAACGTTTTATTTCTTGCCACTCTTACGTACAATCAGAAATTAATATGTTAATGAAAGTTGCTGAGAAATTCGACTTTAACATTAACACATTTACACACATTTTAGAAGGCTATAAAGTAGCTGATAAAATGAAAGAACACGGTGTTGGAGGTTCAACTTTCTCAGATTGGTGGGCTTATAAATACGAAGTAAATGACGCAATACCTTATAATGCAGCAATTATGCACAACCAAGGTGTAACAGTTGCAATAAACTCTGATGATGCAGAAATGTCTAGAAGACTAAACCAAGAAGCTGCTAAAACAGTTAAATATGGTGGTATGTCTGAAGAGGAAGCATGGAAAATGGTAACAATTAACCCTGCGAAATTATTGCATATAGACAAAAAAGTAGGAAGCATAAAAGTTGGTAAAGATGCCGATGTTGTTTTATGGAATACAAATCCTTTATCAGTATATGCAAAACCTTTAAAAACTATTATTGAAGGAAGAACCTATTTTGATATTGATGCAGATTTAGATAAAAGAGCCGCTATTAAAGCTGAAAGAAGCAAATTACAAAACATGATGCTTCATGAAAAAATTAATGGTGGTAAAGTGCAACCTCCATCTAAAAAGGTGAAAGAATTATTCCATTGTGAAACTTTAAAATAG
- a CDS encoding WD40/YVTN/BNR-like repeat-containing protein: MNRLFILFSLAILTISCKNEYQPRNIDKVTIQEFKIDSTSIRAIQFLDENTLYYAGSKGDIGFTTDAGKTWKTIHINYNESIQPHFRSIASNGTDIFALSVGNPALLYKVSEGKETLVYKEEHEKVFYDSMKFFADGKHGIAVGDPTENCASIILTSDSGKTWSKIPCDKLPVFEDGEAFFAASNTNIKIIGNTVWIASGGKKSRILKSENKGQTWEIFDTPIIQGNGPQGMYSIDFTDKQTGIAIGGDYSKPTENKANKAVTKDGGKTWTLIADEQDPNYKSCVQYVPNTNGKEIFAVGKTGVSFSNDAGQTWTEVSKDAYYTIQFVNANTAWLSGNNKIGKLIIPKMK; the protein is encoded by the coding sequence ATGAACCGATTATTTATCCTTTTTTCTTTAGCAATCTTAACTATTTCTTGTAAAAATGAATATCAACCAAGAAATATAGACAAAGTAACCATTCAAGAATTTAAAATTGATAGCACTAGTATTAGGGCAATTCAGTTTCTTGATGAAAACACGCTTTATTACGCGGGTTCAAAAGGCGACATTGGTTTTACTACAGATGCTGGTAAAACTTGGAAGACAATACACATTAACTATAACGAGAGTATACAACCACATTTTAGAAGTATTGCTTCAAATGGAACAGACATATTCGCCTTATCTGTAGGAAATCCAGCCTTGTTATATAAAGTTTCTGAAGGAAAAGAAACATTGGTTTATAAGGAAGAACATGAAAAAGTTTTTTATGACTCCATGAAATTCTTTGCAGATGGTAAACACGGAATTGCTGTTGGAGATCCAACTGAAAACTGTGCTTCTATTATTTTAACTTCGGATAGCGGAAAAACATGGTCTAAAATCCCTTGTGATAAATTACCTGTTTTTGAAGATGGTGAAGCTTTTTTTGCAGCGAGTAACACGAACATTAAAATTATTGGCAATACTGTTTGGATTGCTTCCGGAGGAAAGAAATCTCGTATTTTAAAATCTGAAAACAAAGGACAAACTTGGGAGATTTTTGACACACCAATTATTCAAGGAAATGGTCCTCAAGGAATGTATTCTATTGATTTTACTGATAAACAAACTGGAATTGCGATTGGTGGAGACTACTCTAAACCAACAGAAAACAAAGCAAATAAAGCGGTTACAAAAGATGGCGGTAAAACCTGGACTTTAATTGCTGATGAACAAGACCCTAATTATAAGAGTTGTGTGCAATATGTTCCAAATACTAATGGAAAAGAGATTTTTGCAGTTGGTAAAACAGGTGTTTCATTTTCTAACGACGCTGGACAAACTTGGACAGAAGTTAGTAAAGACGCTTATTATACTATTCAGTTTGTAAATGCAAATACAGCTTGGTTATCTGGTAATAACAAAATTGGGAAATTAATAATTCCTAAAATGAAATAA
- a CDS encoding patatin-like phospholipase family protein: MKKALVISGGGSKGAFAGGVAEYLMKTRGNDYDLFLGTSTGSLMISHLALDMVDELKELYTSVNQSSIFSNNPFRVKRVHGVKVISIRHRSTFWNFLNGRKTFGESKNLRKLIKKNVTLEMYNNIRKSNKDVVVTVSNLTANQVEYKSIRACEYEDFCDWIWGSCNYVPFMSLLEKNHCQYADGGFGCLVPIHEAIKRGAKEIDAIILETEITQINRMPAKNPFSLMLDVFDFMLEHVEKHNVTIGKLSAKHQDVKLNLYYTPTVLTKNSLVFDKKEMKIWWKAGFDHAKFKNDTLMSDFRPELIENKEVEKGLMESNLDENI; this comes from the coding sequence GTGAAAAAAGCATTGGTAATTTCTGGAGGAGGAAGCAAGGGAGCATTTGCAGGAGGTGTTGCGGAATACTTAATGAAAACTCGTGGAAATGATTATGATTTATTTTTAGGAACTTCTACGGGAAGTTTAATGATTTCTCATTTAGCTTTAGATATGGTTGATGAATTAAAAGAATTATATACATCTGTAAATCAATCTTCTATATTTAGTAATAATCCATTTAGGGTAAAAAGAGTGCATGGTGTAAAAGTAATTTCTATACGCCACAGAAGTACATTTTGGAATTTTTTAAATGGAAGAAAAACGTTTGGAGAAAGTAAAAATTTAAGAAAACTAATTAAGAAGAATGTTACTTTAGAAATGTATAACAACATTAGAAAGAGTAATAAAGATGTTGTAGTAACGGTTTCAAACTTAACAGCTAACCAGGTTGAATATAAGTCAATTAGAGCGTGTGAGTATGAGGATTTTTGTGATTGGATTTGGGGTTCTTGTAATTATGTTCCTTTTATGAGTTTGTTAGAAAAAAATCATTGCCAATATGCAGATGGTGGTTTTGGTTGTTTGGTTCCAATACATGAAGCTATAAAACGCGGAGCAAAAGAAATTGATGCTATTATTTTAGAAACTGAAATAACTCAGATAAATAGAATGCCTGCTAAAAATCCGTTTTCATTAATGTTAGATGTTTTTGACTTTATGTTAGAACACGTAGAAAAACATAATGTTACAATTGGTAAGCTATCCGCAAAACACCAAGATGTAAAGTTGAATTTGTATTATACACCAACGGTTTTAACAAAGAATTCTTTAGTTTTCGATAAAAAAGAGATGAAAATATGGTGGAAAGCTGGGTTTGATCACGCTAAATTTAAAAATGATACTTTAATGAGTGATTTTAGACCAGAACTTATTGAAAATAAAGAAGTAGAAAAGGGTTTAATGGAATCTAATCTAGACGAAAATATATAA
- a CDS encoding S41 family peptidase, whose protein sequence is MKFTRLFILFIALSTLISCSKNENIPTDIEVQTFVWKGLNAYYLWQGEIPDLSDRRFSADQQLYSYLQGFSNPENLFESLLFERGVTDKFSWIVDDYIALENSFEGTTETSGMEFGLRTFENDPTKVYGYVRYVVPGTDAENKGITRGMIFTQVNGTALTLANYRSLLFSSSTSYTIQLADFNSGNPTENGTEIALDKSQFTENSVHTSAIFDEGTNKIGYLMYNAFTPQFDDELNAVFANFKSELVTDLVIDLRYNGGGSVRTATYLASMITGQFNGDVFSKQRWNSKVEEASDPSNFINNFTDQINNGIVNQPINSLNLENIYFITTGSSASASELVINGLVPHINVKQVGTKTLGKYVGSITLYDSPNFNKTDVNPNHNWAMQPIVLEIVNKDGNNDKDGIEPTVEFPEDYGNLGVLGDRNEPLLDRTITLITTGARGVFTPQNTYFGEEISNSKLHTPTSNNMYVELK, encoded by the coding sequence ATGAAATTTACTCGATTATTTATTTTATTTATCGCCCTTAGCACGTTAATTTCTTGTTCAAAAAACGAAAATATTCCAACAGATATTGAAGTTCAAACTTTTGTTTGGAAAGGATTAAACGCCTATTATTTATGGCAAGGTGAAATTCCAGATTTATCTGACAGACGTTTTTCTGCAGACCAACAATTATATAGCTATTTACAAGGATTTAGTAATCCAGAAAATTTATTTGAAAGCTTATTATTTGAACGTGGAGTAACCGATAAATTTTCTTGGATTGTAGATGATTACATCGCTTTAGAAAATTCTTTTGAAGGCACAACTGAAACTTCTGGAATGGAGTTTGGCTTGCGCACTTTTGAAAACGACCCAACAAAAGTATATGGTTATGTTCGTTATGTAGTTCCTGGAACTGACGCAGAAAACAAAGGTATAACTCGTGGAATGATTTTTACACAAGTAAACGGAACAGCTTTAACATTAGCTAATTATAGAAGCTTACTATTTTCTTCAAGTACTTCATATACAATTCAATTAGCCGATTTTAATAGTGGGAATCCAACTGAAAACGGAACTGAAATCGCTTTAGATAAAAGTCAGTTTACTGAAAACTCAGTACACACAAGTGCTATTTTTGATGAAGGAACAAATAAAATTGGATACCTAATGTATAACGCGTTTACTCCTCAGTTTGATGATGAATTAAATGCTGTTTTTGCAAATTTTAAAAGCGAATTGGTTACAGATTTAGTAATAGACTTACGTTATAATGGCGGCGGTTCTGTTAGAACTGCAACCTATTTAGCAAGTATGATTACTGGACAATTTAACGGAGATGTTTTCTCTAAACAAAGATGGAACAGTAAAGTTGAAGAAGCTTCTGATCCAAGTAATTTTATCAATAATTTTACAGATCAAATTAATAACGGAATTGTTAATCAACCAATAAACAGCTTAAATTTAGAAAACATTTATTTTATTACAACAGGAAGCTCTGCTTCTGCCTCAGAACTTGTAATTAACGGATTAGTTCCTCACATAAATGTAAAACAAGTTGGTACAAAAACTTTAGGTAAATATGTTGGCTCTATAACTTTATATGATTCTCCTAACTTCAACAAAACTGATGTAAATCCAAATCATAATTGGGCAATGCAACCAATTGTTTTAGAAATAGTAAATAAAGATGGTAATAATGATAAAGATGGTATTGAGCCAACTGTAGAATTTCCTGAAGATTACGGTAATTTAGGTGTTTTAGGAGACAGAAACGAACCTTTATTAGATAGAACAATTACCTTAATAACAACTGGAGCAAGAGGTGTTTTTACTCCTCAAAACACTTATTTTGGTGAAGAAATTTCAAATTCAAAATTACATACTCCAACTAGTAACAACATGTATGTAGAATTAAAATAA